A region from the Enoplosus armatus isolate fEnoArm2 chromosome 24, fEnoArm2.hap1, whole genome shotgun sequence genome encodes:
- the mlpha gene encoding melanophilin a, whose translation MEHKLDLSRLTDEEAKHVWEVIQRDFNLRKKEEERLGDLKTKIEKEDTKRELLGSQSQLSDSHCIRCLQPFKFLVNSKRQCLDCHMYTCKSCSRYNKKEHGWVCDNCRMTRVLKIGTVGWYHDNVRNRFKRFGSAKVMRSLYKRLNGDGGRDDDTQSMPDVRSHVYNGHEDDHGEADAQRYKSMRKSKRLLSVHPLDFDPEEYFPHSRRPSVQQIQEDRGYRNDVDYDMNNHRVNRRKSLDRYSMRSDDYGDSRMVRTRSLSKISSSVARQQYVDTSDEDEYPRYPPMYQQPPHRRRNSRASSQENLGQAPPMNELNKRMSAIESLLSRLEEKMTPADETSTPNEEEKLRRKLSELAGNLSDKGLSSDDEAGKKPFSVGKSLAGFRGGPVVTLDSMKDKELSSSSDEMPTEAQKRSTAAALCDLTTEVLRTINATENAMVEYGLSEPVDRSHLVGTDVKQADDAFRELEENVYIAAGQSYELESKLRRLEQSAKNRFGGTTDSELSELEDVMALTAARVQSAESEVSDIESKIAALHAAGKKKVSGSHQRKKSTQDFPKTTNGAQWKSNMY comes from the exons ATGGAGCACAAACTGGATCTGTCTCGTCTGACGGACGAAGAGGCCAAACACGTCTGGGAGGTGATTCAACGAGACTTTAACCTCcgaaagaaagaggaggagagactcgg TGACCTGAAGACTAAAATCGAGAAGGAGGATACGAAACGAGAGCTGCTGGGTTCTCAGAGTCAGCTGTCCGACTCGCACTGCATCCGCTGCCTGCAGCCCTTCAAGTTTCTGGTCAACAGCAAACGTCAGTGTCTGGACTGCCACATGTACACCTGCAAGTCCTgcagccgctacaacaagaaggAGCACGGCTGGGTGTGTGACAACTGCCGCATGACCAG GGTGTTGAAGATCGGTACAGTGGGTTGGTACCACGACAACGTGAGAAACCGCTTCAAACGCTTCGGCAGCGCCAAGGTGATGAGGTCACTGTACAAGAGGCTGAACGGAGACG gtggTCGTGATGACGACACTCAGAGTATGCCGGACGTCCGCAGCC ACGTGTATAACGGTCACGAGGACGACCATGGAGAGGCTGATGCTCAGCGCTACAAATcg atgaggaaaagtAAACGTCTGCTgtcagttcatcctctggactTTGACCCTGAGGAATACTTCCCTCATTCACGACGACCGTCTGTACAG CAGATACAGGAGGATCGAGGCTACAGGAACGATGTGGACTATGACATGAACAACCACCGAGTGAACCGCAGGAAGAGTCTGGACCGATACAGCATGAGATCTg ATGACTATGGAGACAGCAGGATGGTCCGGACTCGCTCTCTGTCTAAGATCAGCTCCTCGGTGGCTCGGCAGCAGTACGTCGACACCTCAGACGAGGACGAGTACCCGAGGTACCCCCCCATGTACCAACAACCCCCCCACCGCCGCAGGAACAGCAGAGCCTCCTCCCAGGAGAACCTGGGACAAGCCCCGCCC ATGAATGAGTTGAACAAACGCATGTCGGCCATAGAGAGTCTGCTGAGCCGCCTGGAGGAGAAGATGACACCTGCTGACGAG ACGTCGACTCCgaatgaggaggagaagctgaggaGGAAGCTGAGCGAGTTGGCAGGGAACCTGAGCGACAAGGGCCTGTCGTCGGACGACGAGGCTGGAAAGAAGCCCTTCTCTGTGGGTAAAAGTCTGGCTGGCTTCAGGGGTGGCCCGGTGGTCACTCTGGACTCCATGAAGGACAAAGAACTGAGCTCATCCAGCGACGAGATGCCCACCGAGGCTCAGAAG AGATCAACTGCTGCCGCCCTCTGTGACCTCACCACTGAGGTCCTGAGAACCATTAATGCCACAGAAAACGCAATGGTCGAGTACGGCCTCTCAGAGCCGGTCGACAGATCCCACTTAGTAGGGACTGACGTTAAGCAAGCAGATGATGCTTTCAGGGAACTTGAGGAAAAT GTGTACATCGCAGCCGGTCAGTCATATGAACTGGAGTCGAAGCTGCGACGACTCGAGCAGAGCGCCAAGAATCGTTTCGGAGGGACAACCGACTCCGAGCTGTCGGAGCTGGAGGACGTGATGGCGCTGACCGCCGCCAGAGTCCAGAGCGCCGAGAGCGAG GTGTCTGATATAGAAAGTAAGATCGCTGCTCTCCACGCCGCAGGAAAGAAGAAG GTTTCTGGATCTCATCAGAGAAAGAAGTCAACACAAGACTTTCCCA AAACCACAAACGGAGCTCAGTGGAAATCAAACATGTACTGA
- the lrrfip1b gene encoding leucine-rich repeat flightless-interacting protein 2 has protein sequence MGTQGPGRKRIPNREKLTAEDDALNQVAREAEARLAAKRAARAEAREIRMKELERQQKELFHSHKKYYGLDNKWGHIEQWMEDSERYSRHSRRHASMSDDEEKMSVGSRGSFRPSDYSGILGSSSRASSRASSARASPVVEERPDRDFLDKGSRTASTLSAATLASLGGASSRRGSCDTSFSVETEASIRDMKDSLAEAEEKYRKAMVSNAQLHNEKSTLMFQVETLKEELSDMEELLWESRRYCDDRSKEFERKRQAHSVLQFQFKEMKETLRQTEDLLTEVSELRLKSSNYCQEVSDLQEVLQWKDKKMAALERHREISDIVRIERDRLRDDVVRLRDLLKKHGVVVSPQVSTNGDTGQGEDEDDVSAESAARLAQEPYHGGRESMLELRLKKLFEERESLQDQVRLLKSELDQRQKNGTDGVQNPEGGGLENGMDSHLLDLQRDTNRQISDLKFRLVKSEQEVTTLEQNVIRLEGQVTRYKSASENSERIEDELKVEKRKLQRELRTALDRIDELEVSNNHLSKRLEKMKANRSALLAQQ, from the exons ATGGGGACTCAGGGACCGGGCAGGAAGAGGATCCCGAACCGGGAGAAGCTGACAGCCGAGGACGATGCTCTCAACCAGGTCGCACGAGAG GCGGAGGCGAGGCTGGCAGCGAAGCGAGCAGCAAGAGCCGAGGCCCGAGAGATCAGGatgaaggagctggagagacaACAGAAAGAG CTGTTTCACAGCCACAAG AAGTATTATGGTCTGGATAATAAGTGGGGTCACATTGAACAATGGATG GAGGACAGTGAGCGGTATTCTCGCCACTCACGGAGACACGCTTCG ATGTCAGATGATGAAGAGAAGATGTCTGTGGGCAGTCGAGGCAGCTTCAGG CCTTCAGACTACAGTGGAATTTTGGGCTCCAGCTCTCGAGCCTCCTCCAGGGCCAGTTCAGCTCGTGCAAGCCCAGTG gtggaGGAGAGACCTGACAGAGACTTCCTGGACAAA ggcTCCAGGACGGCCTCCACTCTCTCCGCCGCCACGCTGGCCTCTCTGGGCGGAGCTTCGTCTCGCAGAGGAAGCTGTGACACGTCGTTCTCCGTGGAAACGGAGGCGTCCATCAGAGACATGAAG GATTCTCTGGCGGAGGCGGAGGAGAAGTACCGTAAAGCGATGGTTTCTAACGCTCAGCTTCACAACGAGAAGTCGACTCTAATGTTTCAGGTGGAAACTCTGAAGGAGGAACTGAGCgacatggaggagctgctgtggGAGTCACGACGATACTGTGACGACAGGagcaag gagtTTGAGCGCAAGCGCCAGGCTCACAGTGTTCTTCAGTTCCAGTTCAAAGAGATGAAGGAAACTCTGAGACAGACTGAAGATCTGCTGACG gaGGTGTCTGAGCTCCGGTTGAAGAGCAGCAATTATTGTCAGGAGGTTTCTGACCTGCAGGAGGTTCTGCAGTGGAAAGACAAGAAGATGGCG gCGTTAGAGAGGCATAGAGAAATTTCCGACATCGTTCGGATCGAACGCGACCGGCTCAGAGACGACGTGGTCCGGCTCAGAGATTTATTGAAG AAACACGGAGTCGTCGTTTCTCCTCAAGTCTCCACCAATGGGGATACAGGACAGGgcgaggatgaggatgatgtcAGCGCAGAATCTGCTGCCCGATTGGCTCAAGAGCCATATCATGGTGGCAGAGAGAGCATGCTCG AGCTCCGGCTGAAGAAACTAtttgaagaaagagagagtttacAGGACCAG GTGAGGCTGTTGAAGTCTGAGCTGGATCAGAGACAGAAGAATGGGACAGACGGAGTCCAGAATCCAGAGGGGGGCGGTCTGGAGAACGGGATGGACTCTCATCTTCTGGACCTCCAGA gaGACACCAACAGACAAATCAGTGATCTCAAGTTCAGACTGGTGAAATCTGAACAGGAAGTCACCACTCTGGAACAAAAT GTGATCCGACTGGAAGGTCAGGTGACTCGATACAAGTCGGCGTCGGAGAACTCGGAGAGGATCGAAGACGAGCTGAAAGTCGAAAAGAGgaaactgcagagagag CTCCGCACGGCTCTGGACCGGATCGATGAGTTGGAGGTCAGTAACAACCACCTCTCCAAGCGTCTGGAGAAGATGAAGGCCAACCGGAGCGCCCTGCTGGCCCAGCAGTGA